Within the Streptomyces sp. R41 genome, the region CCCCCTCGTCGAACCGAGCCTCTTCGGCAACCGCGGCTTCTCCGCCGCCCTGCTCTGCTCGGTGCTCTTCTTCGCCGTGGTCAGTGGACTGATGCTGGTGGTCGTGGTGCAGCTCCAGCTGGGTCCGCACATCGGGGTCTTGGCCGCCGGCCTGACTCTGCTGCCCTGGTCCTGCGCGATGGGGATCTCCTCGTGGACGGCGGGCCGCCGCCTGGTCCCGCGGCACGGGTCCCGTGTGATGTACGCGGGCCTCGCCGCGCTGCTCACCGGTGTCCTCGGTGCCGTCGCGGCGTACACCACCGCGCCGGACACCGGTTATGCGTGGCCGCTGCTCGCCGCGCTCGCCGTGTGCGGTGCCGGCCAGGGCCTGTTCGCGGTGCCGTTCTTCACGACGGCTCTCCACCGGGTCCGTCCGCACGAGACCGGTTCGGCGGCCGGGCTGCTCAACGCGGTGCAACAGCTCGGCTCCACGCTGGGCGTCGCGCTGCTCGGCAGCGTGTTCTTCCGGGGCGGGGCCGAGGAGGCGTTCTGGGTGGCGGCCGGGCTGCTGGTCGCCACGGGCGCGGCGACGGTCTTCATGACGCCGAAGCGGGCGGCCACTTACCTTTCGGTGAGTAGCTGACCAAATAGTCGGTACTTGTGGGAAGTTGTCCCCTTCGGAACCATGACCAACATGACAAATGACCTTGAAACCAATCCGGTTGCCGTCCTCGGTCTCGGCGCGATGGGGCAGGCACTAGCCGCCGCTTTCCTCCGCGCGGGCCACCCCACGACCGTCTGGAACCGCTCGCCCGGCAAGGACGGCAACCTGCTCGCACAGGGCGCCGTCCGGGCCACGAGTGCCGCGGAGGCCGTTCGCGCGGCCGATCTGGTGGTCGTCTGCGTGGTCGACTACGGCGCGGCCCAGGCCGTCCTCGATGCCACCGCCGACGACCTGCCCGGCCGGGTCCTGGTGAACCTCACCTCCGACACCCCCGAGCGGTCCCGCACCACCGCCGCCTGGGCCAACGAGCGCGGCATCGACTACCTCGACGGCTCGATCATGGTGCCGATCCCGGTCGTCGGACAGCCGGAGGCGCTGATCTTCTACAGCGGTCCGCGGGCGGCGTACGAGAAGTACGAGGGCACGCTCAAGTCGCTGGGTGGCCGCCCCGCATACCTCGGTGAGGACCAAGGACTCGCCGCAGTCCACGACTTGGCGCTGCTCGACTTCTTCTACTCCAGCATGGCCGGACTCGTGCACGCCTTCGCGCTGGCCGAGGCGGACGGGGTTCAGGCGGCCTCGCTCGCCCCCTACCTGGACACGATCGCCGCCATCCTTCCGGCCATCGCGGCCGGTACCGCCCAGGACATCGACGCGGGCAGCTATCCGGGCACCGCCGCGAACCTCGGCATGATGGCCGCGGGAGCGGGCCATGTGCTGGAGGCCGCCGAGCACCGCGGGCTCGACGTGAGCACCCTGCGCTCGGTGAAGGAGATCGCCGACCGGGCCATCGCCCGGGGTCACGCGGCCGACAGCTGGTCGAGCACGATCGAGGTCGTGCGAGCGGGGTGACCGGTGACCGGTGACCGTTGAGGAAAGACCGTTGAGGAAAGACCGGCGAGGAAAGACCGGCGAGCGTCGACGGGTCATCGGCCTCATGGAAACGCACACTTGGTGACACTCGCCCCAAATGCTTTGACCAGCCATCGCGTTCGGGCCCACGCTGGGAGATCTCGGATTCTGAGAGTGGGCCGGACGGCGCGGAGGCGGGCATGGACGAGACCGAGATCATCAGTAGTTCGGAGCACAAGGCCCGGCGCGCCGCGGAGGGGGAGAGTTCGCCGCTGTCGCTGGAACAGGTCGGCGAGCTGTTCAACCAGTTCCTCGACGCGGTCGCGCGGCCAAAACCCCAGGTCGCGGACGGCCGCAATCTCGCCGAGCGGATGCGCGCGCATCTGGGCACGGCACCCGGGGACCAGCCGGTGGTCAAAGCCGCGTACGCCCCCTACGACCTGCCCAATGTGCATCTGGCGGTGGAGCGCTGGTTCGCGGCCGAGGGGCGTTCGTACGAGCTGATCGGCATGCGGGGGTCCTCGCACCACGGGGATCTGACACTGGGCGAGATCCTCGAATCCGCCGACCGTTACAACCGGTTCGTGATCGGCGCGGTCGACTACGCGCATCTGCCGATCTCGCCCGACGAGGAACTCGCCTGTGTCTCCTTCGGGTTCTACCTCGGCCGGGAGGGCGACGAGCGGTTCGCGGTGCTGCTGCGCGGGCCGGCGGACGAGTACGGACGCAACAAGGTCGAGATCGAAGTCCTCGCCCAGGGAAAGGAGTTCGCGGACCGGCTGCTCGCCGAGATCGACGCGCTGGTCCGCGAACACAACATCTTCCGCGGACAGGTCCTCTCCTTCGAGGGCTCCGACTTCGGCCACGGCCTGGGCCCGTTCCGCTTCCACCGGCGTCCGGGGCTCACTCGCGAGGAGATCGTGCTGCCGGAAGGACTCTTGGACCGGGTGGAGCGGCAGGTGGTCGGGGTGGCGCGCCGCCGCGAGCGCCTCCGCGCCGCCGGTCAGCACCTGCGCCGCGGCCTCCTCCTCTACGGCCCGCCCGGCACCGGCAAGACCCATACGATCCGCTACCTCCTTTCCCACCTCCCGGAGTTCACGGTCGTCGTCCTGGCCGGCACGAGCATCGACGCCATCGGCCCCGCCTGCGCACTGGCGCGCATGCTGCAGCCCGCGCTCGTCGTCCTGGAGGACTGCGACCTGATCGCCGAGGCCCGCGACTACGGCGGCGGCGAACAGCCCCTGCTCTTCCAGGTGCTGAACGAGATGGACGGCCTCGGCGACGACGCCGACGTCGCCTTCCTGCTCACCACCAACCGCGCGGATCTGCTGGAACCCGCCCTCGTCCAGCGCCCCGGCCGCGTCGACCTCGCCGTCGAGATCCCCGTCCCCGACGCCGAGGGCCGTGCCCGCCTCCTGACCCTGTACGGCTCCTCCCTCGACCTCGGCAAGGACCTCACCGACGAGATCGTCACCCGCACAGAGGGCACGACGGCATCGTTCACCAAGGAGCTCGTACGACGAGCCGTACTGATCGCGGCCGAGCGGGAGGCGGAGCGGACGGAGCCGGAGGACCTGCGGGCGGCGGTGGACGAACTCCTGTCCGACCGGGACCGTTTGACGCGTCGGCTGCTGGGGGTGCGCGATCCCGACCAGGACGACGAGTTCATGCTGACGCGCGATGACGACTGAGCCTGCCGCTCAGCGGCCCGCCGCCGCGTCCAGCCGCGTCAGCTCCTCCGCGTCCAGCACCAGGTCCGCCGCCCCCGCCGAGTCCCGGATCGTCTCCGGGCGGCTGGCGCCCGGGATCGGGATCACGTTGGGGGAGATAGCCAACAGCCAGGCCAGACAGATCTGCTGGGGGCTCACGCCGCGCTCGCGGGCCACCGCGTGGAAGGCGCCGAAGGCGTCGTCGGACGCCACCGTCGAGGGGCCGTCCAGGGAGCTGCGCGAGATGCCGCCGAGGGGGCTCCATGGGAGGAAGGCGAGGCCGAGTTCGGCGCAGAGGCGTAGCTCCGGCTCGCTGTGCCGTCCCGCGGGGGAGTACTGGTTCTGGACCGAGACGAGGCGGTCGCCGAGGATCGCGTGGGCCCGGCGGATCTGGTCGGTGGTCGTGTTGGAGATGCCGGCCAGGCGGATCTTGCCCTCGTCGAGGAGTTCGCGCAGGGCGCCGAGCGAGTCCTCGAAGGGGACGGTGGGGTCGGGCTTGTGGAGTTGATAGAGGCCGATCGCCTCGACGCCGAGCCGCTTCAGGGACGCCTCCGCGGCCGACTTCAGGTGCCGTGGGGACCCCGTCACCGTCCAGCTGCCGTCGCCAGGTCTGCCGCGGCCGCCCTTCGTGGTCACCAGCACCTCGCTGGTGTCGCTGCCGTACGTCGCCAGGGCGCGGGCCAGGAGCCGTTCGTTGTGGCCGGGCTCGGCGCCGGGCAGGTGGTACGAGTCCGCCGTGTCGAGGAGGGTCACGCCCGCGTCGAGGGCGGCGTGCACCGTGGCCAGGGCCCGCGCCTCGTCCGGGCGGCCCTCGATGGACAGGGGCATCGCGCCGAGGCCGATCGCGCCGACGCGGAGATCTCCAAGAGGTCTGGTTCGCATGTCAGTCGTCCTTTCCGAGCGTCTCGGCGACCGCGCGCGGCAGCCAGTCCCTCGACTCACCGAAGGTGAAACCGAGCCGCGTGGCCCGGGAGTTGTCCATCCCGTACGAGCGGGCGAACGAGAACGGCGAGACCTCCCCGACCTCGACGCTCCGGAAGACCGTCCTGCCCTCCGGGATGTGCACGGCCACCGCCTCGCACAACTCCTCGGTGCTGAGCACCCCGTGGGAGGCGGCGTTCACCGGCCCGGTGAAATCCTCGCCCGCCGCCCAGGCGAGGAAGTCCGCGACCTCCTCGACATGGATGTACGTCGCCGGGTGGTTCACGGCGGGCACGGCGATCGGTTCGCCCGTGCGGATACGGTCGGTGTAGTGGTCGAGGCGGCCGGTGAAGTCGTCGTTCCCGCCCAGGACATGGGCGACGCGGACCGCCACGTACGGGAACGCGGGCTCGGCCCCTCGGGTGCCGGCGAAGACCGCCTCGGCCTGCCGCTTGCCCTCGCCGTAGTGCGAGTCGAGGAACTCCGGGTCGTCCCAGGGGAGTTCGAGATCGAAGGCGACGGTACGAGGGTCCACGGCGTCCTCGCGTACGAGGGCCGCCGAGTCCTCGTACTCGTACACCTCGACGGTGGACGTCATGACGTACCGCCGCGCGCGCCCCGCGAATACCCTTCGGGCGATCTCCGCCTGCCGGGGCGTATAACAGACCTGGTCGATGACGACGTCGAAAGTCCGCGAACCCAGCGCCTTCTCCAGGGAATTCTCGTCATTGCGGTCGGCGACCAGGTGAATTGCCCCCTCGGGCGGCGCCGACGAACCGCGATTGATGACGGTGACCCGGTCCCCGGCGGCCATCAGCCGCGCTGTCAGACGCTTTCCGAAATACCGGTTCCCGCCGATGACGCATATCTCGCGCACGGTGCCCTCCCCGCTTCTCATTCCTTGTGCTCCTGCGCTGTGGTCATAATTCTCCCGACATAGGGGTGAGCTCTGAAGGGGGAGTCATGGGAGATCCGGCCGCGGCACCGAAGGAACCACGGCAGCTGCGCGCCGCCGCCAACGAAACGTCGGTGGCCTTCGACGCGCTCGACCGGCAGATCCTGGAGCTGTTGCAGAGCGATGGCCGGATCAAGCTCAGCGAGCTGGGCCGCCGCGTCCGGCTGAGCCCGGCGGCCGTCGCCGAACGCGTCCGGCGCCTGGAGTCCACGGGCGCCATCACCGGCTACGGCGCCCACGTCGCACCGGCCCGCCTCGGCTACGGCATCCAGGCCTTCATCCGCGTCAACCCGCACGGCGGCTACACCCTGAAGCACCCCAGGACCCTGGAGCTCCTGTCCCGCCCCGAGGTCGTCGAGGTCCACCACGTGGTCGGCGAGGACTGCTGGATCCTCAAGGTCGCCGTCGAGGACACGATCCACCTGGAGGACGTCCTGGAACAGACCTCCGCCCTGGGGCGTACGACGACCTCGATCGTGCTGTCCTCACCGGTGCGCCGGAAGCCGCTGCTGCCGCCTATTGGACGCTGACGCGGTGGGGGTGGGCGGGGTCGGCGGGGCACACGAAGAGGTACCCGGTGCCCCAGCGGCCGACGGCGACCTCCGTCGGCGTCTTGATGCCATCCGCACCGACGAGGGGGAGATCCTCCAGCGGTGTCCAGCTGGACTCACGCCCGTCCCACTCGTAACTGGCGATGGCGAGCAGCATCTCCATGGGCTGCCGGCACTCGGCGCAGTCCGTGCGGGCCGGGTCCGTCACGTGCCATGAGGCGTACCCGCCGACCTTCCAGCCAGGCGCGATCGACAGATCGGTCTGGTATGTGAAGTCCTCGGTGTCCCACTCGTCGATCACGTCCCGCAGCGGCTCCGGGAGCAGATCGGAGTACTGGTGCTCCACCACCTGTTCCGGATGCAGGACGCATGGCTCGGGTACATAGACGTCCGACCCGACGACTTCCGGCTCGGGCTGTGGGTCCAACACATGTGTGACGGCACTGGAGTCGCGCCAGCGCAGCTGCAGCGACATCCCGTATCCGGTCGGGCCGTGCCGGTCGAACGGGCACCAGAACACCTGGAGGAGGTCGCGGTCGGGCGGCCCGGCGGTCAGGTCGGGTATGTCACGCCGGTAGAGCTGCGTCAGACCGATCATCGGGATCGGGTCGGTGTCCGTCAGCCACGGCGCGTGGCGCCCGCGCCGCAGCGAGCCGAGGATCTCGCGTTCCTCGTCGGTGGGCCCGGGCCGTTCCGTACGCGCCCACGCCTCGGCCAGAATGCGCCGCCGGCGCCTGATGTCCGCGGGCCGCTCCCCGCTGCTGCGCCGATGCGGCTCCGTGCACGCCGGCCAGGGTTCGTCGGCGGGCCACAGCAGCGGCCCGCCGACCGAGCTGTCCGCGGCAGAGGGCTTCCCGGGGCGCGGGTGCAGACGCGTGGTCGTACGCCGGTGGGCGTCCAGCCCGGGAAAGAGTGCCTCCACGTCGAGGGGGCGCGGCGGGGTCGTACGCCTCATCGGGCCAGTCACAGGATCGGGTCCTCACTGTTTGCATTGACGTCGGCGTCAAGGATTACCGTCAATGCATGCGAATCGGCGAGCTGGCGGCGCGGGCCGGGACGACCACGCGGACTCTGCGTTACTACGAGTCGCGGGGACTGCTGCCCGCGCGGCGGGGCGAGAACGGGTACCGGACGTACGACGAGCACGACCTGAGGCTGCTGCGGCAGATCAGGACGTTGCAGGACTTCGGGTTCGACCTGGAGGAGACGCGGCCCTTCGTGGAGTGTCTGCGGGCGGGGCACCCGGAGGGCGACTCGTGCCCCGCTTCGCTCGCGGTCTACCGCCGCAAGCTCGGCGAACTCGACGCGCTGATCGACGAGTTGCAGTCGGTGCGCGCGAAGGTCGGTGAGCAGCTGGCGCGGGCGGAGCGGGCGCGCGACGAGCTGGCGGCCGACGCGGAGGTTCCGGGCGGTCCGCAACCCGTATGCGCTGTGTTTTCCCGGGGGACGCAGCATCCCATGGCCGCTGCGCGGCGGGCCGGACCGCCGGCAGGAAAAACAGAAGGGTGACCGGAGTGTTGAACGTGGCAGGCGTGGCCGAGGTGACGGACGCGGACTTCGAGGCGGAGGTGATCGGGGCGGATCTGCCCGTGCTGGTGGAGTTCACGGCCGACTGGTGCGGACCGTGCCGGCAGCTGGCACCGGTGCTCAGCGACATCGCCTTCGAGGAGGGCGACCGGCTCAAGATCGTGCAGCTGGACGTGGACAGGAACCCGCAGACGACCATCGCGTACGGCGTCCTGTCGATGCCCACGTTGATGGTGTTCCGTGACGGCGAGCCCGTGAAGTCGATGGTGGGTGCCCGGCCCAAGCGACGGCTGCTGGAGGAGTTGTCCGACGTGCTGTAACCCGCCGGACCACAAGAAATCCCCCGAGCGCAATTGCGCTCGGGGGATTTCTTTGCGTATATTCAATGGTTCGCGACTTCAAGGGGATTGAGTCGCGGAGAAGTTCACAGGGCAGAGTATATCCGGGCGGGAGTGGAATTGTCAAACAGGGGCTCACACACAGAATTTCCCGACGATGAATTGCGGCAAGAGCAAGAATTCATCGACGGGCTGTACGCGCGCGTGGACGCCCTGCGCGGTGTCACGGAGGCATCCGTGGGGGACGCGCTCGCGCAGGGCAACACGCCCATGCAGGCCAGGCTCGAACGGGACGTCCTGGTCGCCGAGCGCTCGGGCCTGCTCGCCGCGCTGAACGCCGTGGACGGTTCGCTCTGCTTCGGCCGCATCGACCTCACCAGCGGCATCAGCCACCACATCGGCCGGATCGGCATCCGCGCCGACGACACCGAGCACACCCCGATCCTCATCGACTGGCGGGCCCCGGTCGCCCGCCCCTTCTACCTGGCCACCGGCCACACCCCCATGGGCCTGCGGCGCCGACGGCACCTCACCACCGACGGCC harbors:
- a CDS encoding NAD(P)-dependent oxidoreductase produces the protein MTNDLETNPVAVLGLGAMGQALAAAFLRAGHPTTVWNRSPGKDGNLLAQGAVRATSAAEAVRAADLVVVCVVDYGAAQAVLDATADDLPGRVLVNLTSDTPERSRTTAAWANERGIDYLDGSIMVPIPVVGQPEALIFYSGPRAAYEKYEGTLKSLGGRPAYLGEDQGLAAVHDLALLDFFYSSMAGLVHAFALAEADGVQAASLAPYLDTIAAILPAIAAGTAQDIDAGSYPGTAANLGMMAAGAGHVLEAAEHRGLDVSTLRSVKEIADRAIARGHAADSWSSTIEVVRAG
- a CDS encoding NAD-dependent epimerase/dehydratase family protein; its protein translation is MRSGEGTVREICVIGGNRYFGKRLTARLMAAGDRVTVINRGSSAPPEGAIHLVADRNDENSLEKALGSRTFDVVIDQVCYTPRQAEIARRVFAGRARRYVMTSTVEVYEYEDSAALVREDAVDPRTVAFDLELPWDDPEFLDSHYGEGKRQAEAVFAGTRGAEPAFPYVAVRVAHVLGGNDDFTGRLDHYTDRIRTGEPIAVPAVNHPATYIHVEEVADFLAWAAGEDFTGPVNAASHGVLSTEELCEAVAVHIPEGRTVFRSVEVGEVSPFSFARSYGMDNSRATRLGFTFGESRDWLPRAVAETLGKDD
- the trxA gene encoding thioredoxin; this translates as MLNVAGVAEVTDADFEAEVIGADLPVLVEFTADWCGPCRQLAPVLSDIAFEEGDRLKIVQLDVDRNPQTTIAYGVLSMPTLMVFRDGEPVKSMVGARPKRRLLEELSDVL
- a CDS encoding Lrp/AsnC family transcriptional regulator — protein: MGDPAAAPKEPRQLRAAANETSVAFDALDRQILELLQSDGRIKLSELGRRVRLSPAAVAERVRRLESTGAITGYGAHVAPARLGYGIQAFIRVNPHGGYTLKHPRTLELLSRPEVVEVHHVVGEDCWILKVAVEDTIHLEDVLEQTSALGRTTTSIVLSSPVRRKPLLPPIGR
- a CDS encoding MerR family transcriptional regulator, which encodes MRIGELAARAGTTTRTLRYYESRGLLPARRGENGYRTYDEHDLRLLRQIRTLQDFGFDLEETRPFVECLRAGHPEGDSCPASLAVYRRKLGELDALIDELQSVRAKVGEQLARAERARDELAADAEVPGGPQPVCAVFSRGTQHPMAAARRAGPPAGKTEG
- a CDS encoding aldo/keto reductase, whose protein sequence is MRTRPLGDLRVGAIGLGAMPLSIEGRPDEARALATVHAALDAGVTLLDTADSYHLPGAEPGHNERLLARALATYGSDTSEVLVTTKGGRGRPGDGSWTVTGSPRHLKSAAEASLKRLGVEAIGLYQLHKPDPTVPFEDSLGALRELLDEGKIRLAGISNTTTDQIRRAHAILGDRLVSVQNQYSPAGRHSEPELRLCAELGLAFLPWSPLGGISRSSLDGPSTVASDDAFGAFHAVARERGVSPQQICLAWLLAISPNVIPIPGASRPETIRDSAGAADLVLDAEELTRLDAAAGR
- a CDS encoding AAA family ATPase, with translation MDETEIISSSEHKARRAAEGESSPLSLEQVGELFNQFLDAVARPKPQVADGRNLAERMRAHLGTAPGDQPVVKAAYAPYDLPNVHLAVERWFAAEGRSYELIGMRGSSHHGDLTLGEILESADRYNRFVIGAVDYAHLPISPDEELACVSFGFYLGREGDERFAVLLRGPADEYGRNKVEIEVLAQGKEFADRLLAEIDALVREHNIFRGQVLSFEGSDFGHGLGPFRFHRRPGLTREEIVLPEGLLDRVERQVVGVARRRERLRAAGQHLRRGLLLYGPPGTGKTHTIRYLLSHLPEFTVVVLAGTSIDAIGPACALARMLQPALVVLEDCDLIAEARDYGGGEQPLLFQVLNEMDGLGDDADVAFLLTTNRADLLEPALVQRPGRVDLAVEIPVPDAEGRARLLTLYGSSLDLGKDLTDEIVTRTEGTTASFTKELVRRAVLIAAEREAERTEPEDLRAAVDELLSDRDRLTRRLLGVRDPDQDDEFMLTRDDD